A window from Citrus sinensis cultivar Valencia sweet orange chromosome 3, DVS_A1.0, whole genome shotgun sequence encodes these proteins:
- the LOC102629412 gene encoding NF-X1-type zinc finger protein NFXL1 codes for MSSDRRDGTRNPARSARQEWVPRGSPARVVNPPPQSINPNTMNGVVENSRNMPTPDDNQHSRNMPTPDDNQHSRNIAPRVQNGQFTNHHRGRARGENQDKKLPKDLDLPQLLQEIQDKLMKSKVECMICYDMVKRSAPIWSCSSCFSIFHLSCIKKWARAPTSADLSAERSQGFNWRCPGCQSVQLTSSKEIRYVCFCGKRTDPTSDFYLTPHSCGEPCGKPLESKISSAGGSEEDLCPHKCVLQCHPGPCPPCKAFAPPRLCPCGKKMITTRCFDRKSVLTCGQHCNKHLECWRHKCEKICHVGPCGPCRVLVNASCFCKKKVEVVLCGDMAVKGEVKAEAGVFSCSSTCGKKLSCGHHSCGEICHPGPCGDCELLPSKIKSCFCGKMSLQEQRKSCLDPIPACSEKCGKPLACGLHYCDELCHAGNCPPCLAAVTQKCRCGSTSRNVECYRTTGGENFTCEKACGRKKNCGRHRCSERCCPLSSSNSLLSGDWDPHFCQMACGKKLRCGQHSCESLCHSGHCPPCLETIFTDLTCACGRTSFPPPLPCGTPPPSCQLPCSVPQPCGHSASHSCHFGDCPPCSVPIAKECIGGHVVLRNVPCGSKDIRCNKLCGKTRQCGMHACGRTCHPPPCDTACNSEPGSKASCGQVCGAPRRDCRHTCTALCHPSALCPDVRCEFPVTINCSCGRITASVPCDAGGSSSGYSSDTVYEASIVQKLPAPLQPVESTGKKIPLGQRKLMCDDECAKLERKRVLADAFEITTPNLDALHFGESAVTELLADLYRRDPKWVLSVEERCKFLVLGKNRGSTNALKVHVFCPMLKDKRDAVRLIAERWKLAVNPAGWEPKRFIVVHVTPKSKPPPRVIGVKGATTVNAPHAPVFDPLVDMDPRLVVSFLDLPRESDISALVLRFGGECELVWLNDKNALAVFSDPARAATATRRLDHGSVYYGAVVVQNVGAPSTANAWGGPGTVKEVGAALSSQRGNPWKKAVVQEMAWREDSWGEEESSAGSGDVQASAWKNKEAPIVASINRWSVLDSETLSYSSPVSIRTEEPAKQSASQSNKGGESNASSVNVAGQPASSFSETELSEVVDDWEKAYD; via the coding sequence ATGAGCTCTGATAGAAGGGATGGGACTAGAAATCCTGCCCGAAGCGCCCGCCAGGAATGGGTCCCACGAGGATCCCCAGCTAGAGTTGTGAATCCACCACCTCAGAGCATCAATCCGAATACGATGAATGGTGTGGTTGAAAATAGCAGAAATATGCCCACTCCGGATGATAATCAACATAGCAGAAATATGCCCACTCCGGATGATAATCAACATAGCAGAAACATTGCCCCTAGAGTTCAAAATGGGCAATTCACAAATCATCACAGGGGGAGGGCAAGGGGTGAGAATCAGGATAAGAAGCTACCAAAGGACCTGGATTTGCCACAGCTTTTGCAAGAGATTCAAGACAAGCTCATGAAAAGTAAAGTGGAGTGTATGATCTGTTATGATATGGTTAAGAGGTCTGCACCAATATGGTCTTGTTCGAGTTGTTTCTCGATTTTTCATCTGAGTTGCATCAAGAAATGGGCACGTGCACCCACATCTGCTGATTTGTCAGCAGAAAGGAGTCAAGGCTTTAACTGGCGCTGCCCGGGTTGTCAATCTGTGCAGCTCACATCATCAAAGGAGATTCGATATGTTTGTTTCTGTGGGAAGAGGACAGACCCAACttctgatttttatttgactcCGCATTCATGTGGAGAACCCTGTGGTAAGCCACTTGAGAGTAAGATTTCCAGTGCTGGTGGGAGTGAGGAGGATCTTTGTCCTCACAAATGTGTCTTGCAGTGCCATCCTGGTCCATGTCCTCCTTGTAAGGCATTTGCTCCACCACGTTTGTGTCCGTGtggaaagaaaatgattacaaCTAGATGCTTTGATCGGAAGTCTGTTCTAACGTGTGGTCAGCACTGCAATAAGCATCTTGAATGTTGGCGTCACAAATGCGAGAAGATATGCCATGTAGGTCCTTGTGGTCCTTGTCGGGTTCTTGTCAATGCCTCATGTTTCTGCAAGAAAAAGGTGGAGGTTGTACTTTGTGGAGACATGGCTGTAAAGGGGGAGGTGAAAGCAGAAGCTGGAGTTTTTTCATGTAGTTCAACTTGTGGAAAAAAGCTTAGTTGTGGTCATCATAGCTGTGGAGAAATTTGCCATCCTGGTCCTTGTGGAGATTGTGAATTGTTGCCAAGCAAGATCAAGTCTTGTTTCTGTGGAAAGATGAGCTTGCAGGAGCAAAGGAAGAGTTGTTTGGACCCAATTCCAGCTTGTTCAGAGAAATGTGGCAAACCACTTGCTTGTGGGCTGCACTATTGTGATGAGTTGTGCCATGCTGGGAACTGTCCTCCTTGTTTAGCTGCAGTCACCCAAAAGTGTCGTTGTGGATCAACTTCCCGAAATGTAGAATGCTACAGAACAACAGGGGGTGAGAATTTCACCTGTGAGAAAGCTTGTGGACGAAAGAAGAATTGCGGGAGGCACCGGTGTAGTGAGCGGTGCTGCCCTCTCTCTAGCTCTAACAGCCTTCTCTCCGGAGATTGGGATCCACACTTTTGTCAAATGGCTTGTGGAAAGAAGCTGAGGTGTGGACAGCATTCCTGTGAATCACTGTGTCACAGTGGCCATTGTCCTCCTTGCCTTGAAACAATCTTTACTGATTTGACATGTGCCTGTGGGAGAACTTCATTTCCACCTCCATTGCCTTGTGGTACACCTCCTCCTTCATGTCAGCTCCCATGCTCCGTTCCTCAGCCCTGTGGCCATTCAGCTTCTCACAGTTGCCATTTTGGGGACTGCCCACCTTGTTCTGTGCCTATAGCAAAGGAGTGCATTGGGGGGCACGTGGTTTTGAGGAATGTACCTTGTGGCTCAAAGGATATTAGATGTAACAAGCTCTGTGGCAAGACGAGGCAATGTGGTATGCATGCATGTGGCAGAACTTGTCACCCGCCTCCTTGTGATACTGCCTGCAATTCTGAACCAGGCTCAAAGGCTTCTTGTGGGCAGGTGTGTGGTGCTCCAAGGAGGGATTGCCGGCATACATGTACTGCACTATGCCATCCGTCTGCTCTTTGTCCTGATGTAAGATGCGAATTCCCTGTCACAATCAATTGTTCTTGCGGCCGGATTACAGCAAGTGTTCCCTGTGATGCTGGAGGGAGCAGTTCTGGTTATAGTTCTGATACCGTTTATGAAGCCTCCATTGTCCAGAAGTTGCCAGCACCACTTCAACCCGTGGAATCGACAGGCAAGAAAATTCCCCTAGGGCAGAGGAAGCTTATGTGTGATGATGAATGTGCTAAGTTGGAGCGTAAACGGGTTCTTGCGGATGCTTTTGAAATCACTACCCCAAATTTGGATGCACTTCATTTTGGAGAGAGTGCTGTGACTGAGTTGCTTGCTGATCTTTATAGGCGTGATCCAAAGTGGGTGCTCTCTGTGGAGGAAAGATGCAAATTCTTGGTGCTCGGCAAGAACAGAGGGTCTACAAATGCTCTTAAGGTTCATGTTTTCTGTCCAATGCTGAAGGATAAGAGGGATGCAGTAAGGCTGATAGCTGAGAGATGGAAGCTAGCTGTCAATCCTGCTGGGTGGGAGCCAAAGCGTTTTATTGTGGTTCATGTTACACCCAAGTCCAAGCCTCCACCTCGGGTGATTGGGGTTAAGGGTGCCACCACTGTAAACGCTCCTCATGCGCCAGTGTTTGATccactagtagatatggatccCAGGCTTGTTGTTTCCTTTCTAGATTTGCCTAGGGAGTCAGATATAAGTGCTCTTGTATTGAGATTTGGAGGGGAATGTGAACTGGTTTGGTTGAACGACAAGAACGCATTGGCTGTATTTAGTGATCCTGCACGAGCAGCAACTGCTACAAGGAGATTGGATCATGGATCAGTTTATTATGGAGCTGTTGTGGTCCAGAATGTTGGTGCACCTTCGACTGCTAATGCATGGGGAGGACCTGGAACTGTCAAGGAAGTGGGAGCAGCCCTTTCTTCCCAGAGAGGAAATCCGTGGAAAAAGGCTGTAGTTCAAGAGATGGCTTGGAGAGAAGATTCATGGGGTGAAGAAGAGTCTTCTGCTGGTTCTGGAGATGTGCAGGCGTCTGCctggaaaaataaagaagctcCAATTGTGGCATCAATAAACCGGTGGAGTGTCCTGGACTCTGAAACATTGTCTTATTCATCTCCTGTATCTATTAGAACTGAAGAACCTGCAAAACAGTCAGCAAGTCAATCCAATAAAGGGGGTGAATCAAATGCAAGCAGTGTGAATGTGGCAGGGCAGCCTGCTTCAAGTTTTAGTGAAACGGAGCTGTCAGAAGTGGTTGATGACTGGGAGAAGGCTTATGATTAG
- the LOC102623469 gene encoding VQ motif-containing protein 20, translated as MRPTSAATQQCNNDNNNNQNNNNNNNNSPPLKINKDSHFIKKSSASASASVSLPPSHRHPVIIYTHSPKIIHTHPRDFMVLVQKLTGLSRSSDDNSTEKCNGSSEEENNDSNNNNIKSCKIVGMDDESTSVITTDENCSGGNIDDGQVNSCFVPPPIFEPPNPFFTSNIPVFTPNSADFLCSNHQQFYNYAADSLLFSSNIRGAISSTHPAAAEGMNDFREF; from the coding sequence atgaggcCAACATCAGCAGCAACACAACAATGCAATAAcgataacaataataatcaaaataataataataacaataataattctcCGCCATTGAAGATCAATAAAGACTCACATTTCATCAAGAAATCGTCGGCGTCGGCGTCGGCGTCGGTGTCATTGCCGCCGTCGCACCGGCATCCAGTGATCATCTACACGCATTCGCCGAAGATCATACACACGCACCCGCGAGACTTCATGGTACTGGTGCAGAAACTCACCGGATTGTCGCGATCGAGCGACGATAACTCGACGGAGAAATGCAATGGATCGTCGGAGGAGGAGAATAATGatagcaacaacaacaatattaaGAGCTGTAAGATCGTCGGAATGGACGACGAGTCGACGTCGGTGATAACGACGGATGAGAACTGCAGCGGAGGAAACATCGACGACGGTCAGGTGAATTCTTGTTTTGTTCCGCCGCCGATATTTGAGCCGCCGAATCCATTTTTTACGAGTAATATTCCAGTGTTTACGCCGAATTCTGCAGATTTTTTGTGCTCGAATCATCAGCAGTTTTATAATTACGCAGCTGATTCGTTGCTTTTCTCGTCGAATATCAGAGGGGCAATTTCGTCAACACATCCGGCAGCAGCTGAAGGCATGAATGATTTTCGTGAATTTtag